From one Rhizobium rosettiformans genomic stretch:
- a CDS encoding helix-turn-helix domain-containing protein — protein sequence MGHSIQVHPGDTLNYWAGAAWSYRSQEFADVTEQAGAVGGWQIASKQLGRGRYAALSETLSIGQVTITRDRINLPIGQETISPGGRVSLFFPLRSEGGWRVDGRCETDAVIAMRQGLTHLLVAPGSGSELLHVEMPAALLALDTKESVIQSRRLRPEDEFLRDWLLCLLGQARTGGGLDGSAAAALEEVLLMRLSSCAGAFAPAPSQKISRSAAIDLVSQLERALLEEDDIPETFGALCERWSFEQSEVAAATFAAFGQAPDRWYRMARLNGVHRDLRARSRGLTVTRAATRWGFFHLGRFSGDYAAFFGRHPRETLKAS from the coding sequence ATGGGGCACTCTATCCAGGTCCATCCAGGGGATACGCTCAATTATTGGGCAGGAGCTGCGTGGTCCTATCGGAGCCAGGAGTTCGCCGACGTGACCGAGCAGGCCGGCGCCGTCGGAGGATGGCAGATCGCCAGCAAGCAGTTGGGGCGGGGTCGCTATGCGGCGCTCTCGGAAACGCTGTCGATCGGACAGGTCACGATCACGCGCGACCGCATCAATCTTCCGATCGGACAGGAAACGATCAGCCCCGGAGGGCGTGTGTCGCTGTTCTTCCCGCTCCGATCCGAAGGAGGTTGGCGCGTCGATGGCCGGTGTGAGACGGACGCCGTCATCGCCATGCGGCAAGGACTGACCCATTTGCTCGTTGCGCCCGGCAGTGGCAGCGAACTCCTACATGTGGAAATGCCAGCCGCATTGCTCGCTCTCGATACGAAAGAATCCGTCATCCAGTCGAGACGGCTGCGGCCCGAGGATGAATTTCTGCGCGACTGGCTTCTTTGCCTCCTCGGTCAGGCGCGAACTGGTGGTGGACTCGACGGATCAGCCGCAGCTGCGCTGGAGGAAGTTCTCCTCATGCGCCTTTCAAGCTGTGCCGGGGCCTTTGCACCGGCGCCAAGCCAGAAGATCAGTCGGTCTGCGGCGATCGATCTTGTCAGCCAACTGGAGCGCGCGCTCCTTGAGGAGGACGATATCCCCGAGACCTTCGGAGCGCTCTGCGAACGCTGGTCCTTTGAGCAGAGCGAGGTTGCGGCAGCAACATTCGCCGCCTTCGGACAGGCCCCTGATCGATGGTATCGGATGGCGCGGTTGAACGGCGTTCATCGTGATCTCAGAGCGCGGTCTCGCGGCCTGACCGTGACCCGGGCTGCCACGCGCTGGGGCTTCTTTCACCTCGGGCGCTTCTCCGGTGACTATGCAGCCTTCTTCGGCCGCCACCCGCGGGAAACGCTCAAGGCAAGCTGA